A DNA window from Plasmodium relictum strain SGS1 genome assembly, contig: PRELSG_00_v1_376, whole genome shotgun sequence contains the following coding sequences:
- a CDS encoding aspartate aminotransferase, putative: MDKALLNLKSTRGDIILETALDYIKDKSNKKVNLSFGAIMAEDGNYYSFKSVNEAEKIVIEQYKDKPYIFTNGTKEFSILTQELLFGKNSKYMKEKRICTIQTIGGDGSIFLAIKFLKSLNIKCIYVTNSYYVTHVTMIKACDLTPKYLNFYDSNLGDINYDLFLNDLKNIEDGSCIILQTFACNPCSMNIKEEYFEEIIDIFLKKKHIVVFDVAYLCFGNSSLEKDVLLIRKFEENGIAFIVSQTFSKCMAIYGSRAGALHIICENKSQRQSVANKLCSIAEASYGTPSVHVNRVICEILRNEKLKSSWIKDLCELSEHINNKRILFLEKLEFHQKKYNLNYEWNKYKKQRGIFVYIPLIGKIFEKLRFYHIYIIHSGRINVSGITKDNVDYIADIICLCLSEL; encoded by the coding sequence atggatAAGGCGttgttaaatttaaaatctACCCGAGGTGACATTATTTTAGAAACTGCACttgattatataaaagataaatcaaataaaaaagtaaatttatCTTTTGGTGCAATTATGGCGGAAGATGGAAATTATTACTCATTTAAAAGTGTCAATGAAGCGGAGAAAATAGTTATAGAACAATATAAAGATAAaccatatatatttactaatGGAACAAAagaattttctattttaacgCAAGAGCTACTATTTggaaaaaattcaaaatatatgaaagaaaaaaggaTATGTACTATTCAAACCATTGGAGGAGACGGTTCTATATTTTTAGCAATCAAATTTTTAAAGagtttaaatattaaatgtatatatgtaACTAATTCTTATTATGTAACACATGTTACTATGATAAAAGCATGTGACTTAACtccaaaatatttaaatttttatgataGCAATTTAGGGGATATAAATTAcgatctttttttaaatgatttaaaaaatattgaagatGGCTCATGCATTATTCTTCAAACTTTTGCTTGTAATCCATGTAGTATGAATATTAAAGAAGAATATTTTGAAGAGattattgatatttttttaaaaaaaaaacacatAGTTGTTTTTGATGTTGCTTATTTATGTTTTGGGAATTCTAGCTTAGAGAAAGATGTATTATTAATTAGAAAATTTGAAGAAAATGGAATTGCTTTTATTGTATCTCAAACCTTTTCGAAATGTATGGCTATCTATGGTAGTCGTGCTGGTGCATTACATATTATTTGTGAAAATAAGTCTCAAAGACAATCAGTTGCTAATAAGTTATGTAGTATTGCTGAAGCAAGCTACGGTACCCCATCTGTTCATGTTAATAGAGTTATATGTGAAATTttaagaaatgaaaaattgaAATCCTCTTGGATAAAAGATTTATGTGAATTGTCAGaacatattaataataaacgCATTTTATTTCTCGAAAAGCTAGAATTTCAtcaaaaaaagtataatttaaattacgaatggaataaatataaaaaacagaGAGGtatatttgtttatattCCACTTATTGgtaaaatttttgaaaagtTAAGATTTTATCATATCTATATAATACATAGCGGAAGAATAAATGTTTCGGGAATTACTAAAGATAATGTTGATTATATAGCTGACATTATTTGTCTATGTTTAAGTGAATTatag